The DNA region GGCATCACGTTATTGCAGTATGttccgtatttagtgatgaaggaggttttttcctgatcacccgggttcatccgtatttggttgtacccggagtaggcatcgagaaaactgaggatctcgtggccggccatggcatcgatcatgcgatcgatattgaGAAAGGGGaaggagtccttgggacatgccttattcaaatccttatagtctacacacattcttaattggttcccttttttagggactaccactacatttgctaaccaatccgggtatttaacctccctaatggaccctattttaaggagtttagatacctcatccttgatgaaagtATGTTTGATCTCGAgctggggtctcctcttctgcttgaccggatggAACCTCGAGTCCAggctcagcttgtgagtggttatctccagtgtgatccctgtcatatcaaggtgggaccaagcaaaacaatctttattagatataataaattgaatgagtttttgcTTGAGCTCGGGGCTTAACCCCATGCCCAGGTGTACCTTTTGATCGGATAAGTGTTCACTCAATACGACTTGTTCCAGTTCTTTGACCGTTGATTttgtagcgtcggaatcatcgggggctGTGAAAGATCTGGGGACCCCGTAATCATCGTCCTCGTCTACTCCTCGTTCCTCTGATTTTGTCGATTCCGGTAttagtgattgctatttggccccgTCTTTGACCATCTAGTTCGGATACTCCGATGTTGAGATTGTGGATATTGGGATCACTTCATCGCCCGCAAATATTTCCTTGGCGGCCGGTTGTTCCCCATAAACTATTTTAACTCCGCTGGGTATTGGGAATTTTAGCACCTAGTGCTGCGTTGAGAGTACTGCTCTCATGTTATGTATTAATGGCCTCCTGAAcaaagcgttgtacctcatgtctccttcgatcacataaaacttagcTTCCTGGATGGTCTCGATGTTATCTCACCCTTAGTGGTTTcccatgccatgttgaatccgtttagaactcggactgcGGGCACGATTTGATATTTTAGTCCGAGCTACTCCACGACCCTCGATAggatgatgttggctgagctacctggatcgattaacacacgcttaactcgagttttatttacgagtacagatattaccagtgcatcgttgtggggtTGCACGATCCCTTCcgcatcctcgtcgttgaaagataaggTTCTTTCTGGTACGTAGTCTCGAGTTCATTTTTCCCTCgtgatggacactttggtgcGCTTCAACATCGGCCCCTGAGGGATATCGACTCcatcgatgatcatgttaatgacgtgtttaggttcttcttgttcggtcTATTTGATAGCATccctattcctgaaatgattcttggctcgatcgctcaggaattctcgaagatgcctgTTATTGAATATtcaggctacttcctctcttaactGTCGGCAATCCTTCGTTCTGTGGCCGTTGAGTGCCGTGCTGTTTACACATCTGGTTAGGATACCTTTGGGTTGGATCAGATTCTAGAGGTccaggccatttggtatctttgatgcgtccaatAGTTGATACAATGCCGGTAGCATCgacgttaaagttgtattctgataacctcggtgcttctttaggcccgatgggcctatcgaagctgtttttgctcatgagtccccagtTGCTCTGACCTCAgtcatttctcctttcatttATCACAGAGTTCTGCCCGGACCCGCTATTTTTTTGGTCTTCATTATACGGCTGATACCGATCCCTATTTAGTCTCAGTTCATGATCGAtatctctcttgactctgtcgatggTTCTGACGGGATATATGGACTCGGAAGGGGCcccaagttgatcatcttcgaccctgattttcgattgatatcggttatgTACATCAACCCAAGTGACGGATAGATATTCCACCAAGTTCtgtttcaactgttgtgaagccaatgAGATCCaaacattgagtccttgggtgaaggcctgaacggcccaatcatcaaGGATCGGTGGCAGATCCATCCGTTCTATTTGAAACTGGGACACTAACTCTccgagcatctcgttatccttctgttttactttgaaaaggtccgacttcatggtctcgaccttgatggtcCCAACATGTGCTAtcataaaagaatctgcaagcatagcaaatgagtcgatggaattaggaggtaagttgtgataccatatcatagctccctttgataGTGTCTCCCCGAACTTATTCAacaggacagactcgatctcatcatcttccaagtcgttccctttgatggcatatgtgtaagaggtgacgtgctCATTTGTGTTGGTTGTTCTGTTATACTTAGAAATCTCGGGCATGCAGATTTTCTTGGGGATTGGCTTTAGAGTCGCACTCGGAGGAAAAGGcatttgcacgaacttcttggaatccaggcctttcaatatcggcgatgctcctgggatttggtctaccctgaaattgtaggttttcacctttttgtcattagctttgattttcttctcccctgattttactcgttttgtcagttcctcgagcatctttatgatctcggaGTTAGTCACCGATTCGTTTTCATTTGACCTCTCTGTGACCGGTTCATCCCTGCGGATGATTTACCGGGGTGGATCGAGATAGACTCTACTCAGTGTGCGGCTTTGGTTCTGTAACTAAGCTATCATcgcttgttgagcctgcaacattttgaagatcGTCCTTAAGCTGATCCAGTCTCCACCAACGTTTTGTGTATTATGAGCCGCCGATCGAGCTCCACTACAGACGCTATTCTCGGGGTCAGTAGGCAGGTTTGcgtcgatagccacatgtgaattagcgtCAATCGGGTCTGTGACCAGAATTACGATGGGGTCAACGGGCGGTACCCCGTCACCGGgtgctatgttgttatttttaccGTGATGATCGGACTCGTTGTCAACATGTAAGGGTGCtgattgagagttcgacattttgagTTTTAACTTGAAGTTAGAGACacctcaaagaacaagtgtaaagtagtatgtgttatggagattcgtatcaaataatcactattatccttagccccacagtggacgccaaactgtttaccctcaaaatcggataacaattaaatttataagtggttttgaGGATACGTGgactaacttgatacaaaatgataaattagatcgcaattgaaataaataatgacaaaGTAAATGCAAATCACACGAAATGAATAGTATTAGCCTTGGAAGGTTAGCCACCCTCGAGCCAGGCACCCCTTAATCAGTGTCAGGATACAGAAGAAcaagagcttaaagagaaataataacaatgtattgctttgggatgcgtgttacaatattttgaatgaattatcagacccccctttatatattagagttgtcctactttaggtacaattctattaaaagtaaaaaaatccCTTGGTTAGCTGATTGCCGGTTCCTTACTGATACGCGCCGAGATTCCTACCGTAATACccgaccggtcacggatattttAGTTTTCTGTTGGTTATGCTAATAATATTTCTTCGAGCTCGATCAGGGCTAAGGTTGACTCCGGGATTACGGACTCAATGTTCTCGAAGACAAGCATTCTAACCCTGGGGTCTAGCTTGGTGGGACTCGGGATCGATCTTTAGTCTTTGGTTGTCATATTCCGAGCCTAATTTGCCATGTCATAGGCGAGCTCGATTACGACCGTATGCATTATTATAATACATAATCTACAACCCAAATTCGCTAAACAATCTATGTAAGTAGAACTTATTTTACTTCAGTAGAATATATTGATATCTCTcagtattttaattaattttcctGTTCTTTAGCTGTGTCACTGAACGTTTGATTTCTCTTTCATTTATATACTCGCAGTCAATTACTTTACatgatttaaacatatatttcAATTGAAATGGTTAAAAGGCTAATTAAATCTGTCTCTCTTCCATATTCGTGGTGTATgtgttggaatattatctttGGCTTCTAATCCATCTGTACCAATTGGTACAGCTAAAAACACAACAAAGACAAACCCAACTCTTTTATTCTTTCCCTAAATTTTTTATTGAAGTCTATCCATCCAACCAAGTTTTACTTATAAATGTGCATAGGGGTGTACTGAATGAGCTTTTGATTTGTGCAATGCCGTTTGAAGGTTCGACAGAGTGGGTGAGAGAGAGATTTGGGTAAAATATTTTGAGGCGGGTTGACGAAGGAAAACGGGTCCGATTTGGGTGGATTTAACTAAATTGGGTTAAATTAAAATTGGGGATGGGTTATTTCGTTCAAAGGCTGCCACGTGGATAACCGTTTAAATTAGGGACAAATCAGACCCGTAGTATAATGATTGTGGCACAATTGACCGAAAAGTATAACGGAAGGCATagataaataatatttaaaagttcAGGGATATTTGTGACCTTTAAAATTTAATTGAGTTGCATGTGTTACAAAATAATAGACTGGTTATGCCACATCTCAGAATTAATGCAAACGAAATTTGGAAAGAAACCCTTTTAAGAGTCTACGGAGGCGGCTTGGTTTCATTAATTGCACCTCTATTCCAAAGAAGATACAATAATTGTTTAAAACAAAGCAATCAAAGGAATAATGAAAGGCTACTGCTCCAAGGGAGAAAAATAGAGACAGAATTAATTGCATTCTTCCTCCCACCAGCTTTGCTAAATAATTGTGTTTTTAAAGCTTTCGACCTGACCATAAAAGTTTTCTAATGACACTATTCCAATAACTCAAGACCAGAACCAACTTAAATTACATTGTAATTTTACGGATGATTATTCAACTTTTACTTTGTTACATCGAAGTCACTAAATTTTTGAAACTTTGCTACTTTCTTCCTCCTTTATTCGAGGTAGAAGAAGACAGTGCAATAGTTGACTTATTAGACAGCTTTACTCATATCACGAGAGCTTAAAGGAGCTTTGTCTAATTCCATGATCTTAATCTGTCCATATGTCCTTGTATTTGATTTTCAAGAAAGGAATTCTTTTTAtttcagaggcggatccagaattttaattttatggATTCAGGATTATATTAGAGCCTATTTTAGTAATACAGTTAGAGTCTGCAGTACCATTTGAAAAGTCTCATTTTAAGGCTTTTCACTTTGAAATTCCTTATCCCATTTTTCAAGTTTTTGCTTCTGGAGCCACTCCTTTTCTGAGCCTGCAAGTTCAAGTGAGCGTTACTGCAGTTCAAGAATGACAAAAAAGGGTTGTGATAAGCTGCAATGGATTGAAGTGAACGTCAAATAATTAATGCTGTGACTATTGCAACTTTTGCAGCTTCTTTAGGCTTTGTCTGAAGTGAATGTCTTCATTCGAAATGAATAGACTTCAGCAAGCTATGTTGCTAAGATTCTCCGAAAATGTCACGAGGTCCATGTCAGATCCTTCAAAAGTAATGCATTTTTGAAGGATCTGATACGGGTGCGGCAACATTTTGGAGAGTACGCGCAACATAGCCAGCCAACAAGTCGATACTTACGGTCTAATAGTTTGAAGATCTCCTATCCAACCAAGATTATTGAACATGTTTCGATTGCCATTTAGCTCAAATGACAAAATGAATGAATATTTCCTTTTTAAGTACACGTCTCTAATACATTTATATAGTCACTCCGGAAACCCTGTTACATATATTAGTATCTACATATAGGTTAATTGGAAGCCACTGAAACAACCTTAATACTTTAAAAGCTAATAAATCTACAGAAAAGAGCTAAAACTACCCCTAACCTATTCGCTTAGGTTTAAAAATATCCTTCGTCCACCTATTTTGTAAAAATTGCCCCTAACATCAACTTTTCGGCCCACTCATACCCTAGAAACTAACGACCCCATTTTGATtaagataatttttttattaCTTATTATGTGTCAATTTCCTAATGGCTTAAATTAAAACCTCATTCCACATCCTATTAGCCCGCTCCATAACCCAAAATATCCATACTCGACCCATGACCGGCTTTTTAAAATGCCTTAACTTCACCTCTCATCTTCTCCTCTTTCATCCCTACCCTCCCACTCTATATTTTCTCTAATCATCCTCCTCCATGGCCAAAGTACAATAACTCGCCATTGGTAACTGAGGACTACCGTCGGCTTCAACTTTAAGATCTTCACCCTTCAACACCCACGGATCTTCCTCTCCCACTCAGATTTTTCGGccttaatttaatttttaaattaatatttttttgttaaatCAATTTTTTGAGTGAAATCTGGTATTCTTTGGAATTAAATTAATGGTTCATTTAAAGATTTTATGGTTTAATAAGTTATGTTTCCGCCAAAGTTATATTTTTTGTACCACCATGTAGCTTTTTTGGAGTTCGACGGCGGTGATTTGGTTAGGAAACTGTTGGCGGAGATTAAGTTGGGAAAGAAAAACAGGGAAAGGGATAAGGTaccaaataataaattaataaaaagaaaaatatgaaattttgatatatGAAACCAAAATAACGATTGGATCATGAGTCCGGTATGGAATCGGGTGTTTGAGGGGCTAAAAAGGGATTAACGAGTTGGAACGACTAAGATGGATTGCGAGTGGCTTATTTACGGATCAGTTCTGGGTTAGAGtgagatttttaattttgaccaataaGCAATTGCCACATCATATATAACCAAAAAAATTTTATTCAGCAAAGGTCCGTCAGAAATAAGGGCATGAATGAGCCAAATTTTTAACGATGAAGACAGTTTTTACAAAATAGGTGGACAGATGGTATTTTTAAACCCAAACGAATAGGTTAGGGGCAGTTTTGGCCCTTTTTTGATAAATCTAATATCACTCCAGTAATGACAAAGCTAGAATCTACATATATCTGTCTTTATTTTCAACATATAGATTCCTTACACATCATTGTCACAAATCTTGCTTAAATGGAATCTCAGAGTTAAATAGAGATAGATTTCACTCAATTATCAGATCATAACTAAACTACCTAAAGATGGATTTAGGAGGAATTATCTTAATCTTCCTTTTCAGTACCCTCTGCCTCTATCTCCTTTGGACAATCATTAAACTCCTTTATTTAATATGGTGGATGCCActtcaaatacaaaatagaatgAGTTTTCAGGGAATCAAAGGCCCCCCTTATAGCTTTCCCCATGGGAATACCAAAGAAATCTCACTAATGAGAAGCCAAACTATGGACAAACCTATGATGGATATTTCTCATTACATTTTCCCAAGAATTCAGCCTCATGTTTACTCTTGGACAAGGATGTATGGTAAGTAAACTAGGTTAAATTTGATGCACAAGTGTGAATATTTGTTACGGTAGCACTGTAGTTTAACCCGTGATAGCAGATAAGTTACCACTTTTATCAGTTTACCTCTAATTACCTTATAAGTGACCTGATAGTGTAAATAGCGCATAGAATTTAAATTTATCTCTTAATTGTTCGTTGCGTTTGCTTTGTTTGGTGACAGGGAGGAATTTCCTCACTTGGCATGGCTCAAAACCATACTTATTTGTTACTGAACCGGAGCTTATCAAAGAAATATTGGCCAACAAAGAAGACTCTTACCCAAAAATGGACATGGAAGGCTATGCTAAAAAACTACTAGGGAAAGCACTTATAACCAATGAAGGTGAAAAATGGGCAAAAGTAAGAAAACTAGCCAACCACACTTTCCACGCCGAAAGCCTGAAAGTAAGCCTTACAATATCAGTATTTCGTCTTAAAAATGTTAAAGTAATGATCTTAGTATGAATGGATGAAATTATGTACAGCGTATGGTGCCAGAAATGAGTGCAAGTGTTCAAACAATGCTAGAGAAATGGAAAGAACACGAAGGAAAAGATTTCGACGTGTTCAAGGATTTTGGACTGTTAACAACTGAAGTAATTTCCAGGACAGCATTTGGAAGCAGCTATATGGAAGGAAAACATATTTTCGAGATGGTGGCAAAATTAACTGCAATAACTGTcaaaaatatttacaatgtcaGATTTCCTGGAATCAGGTAATCAGCATTATAGGAAACAATAGATTATACTAATTGATGGAATTTACTCAGGTCGTTGCTCCTTATTCATGATTATTGGTTTCTTGGATTTTGCAGTATGCTAATAAGAACAGATGATGAAATTGAAGCAGAGAAACTTGAAAGAGGAATCAAGAGCTCCATTCTTGAGCTagtaaggaaaagagaaaaggtaAAAGATGGAATGTTTGAGAATTTTGGGACTGATTACCTAGGACAACTTATGAAGCTTTTGCACGAACCGGACACGAACAAAAGTATCACAATAGATCAAATGATCGACGAGGTCAAGGCATTGTATGGTGCAGGACATCTTACAACTACGAGCTTACTTGGCTGGTCTGTTTTTCTCTTAGCACATCATCCAGAATGGCAAGAAAAAGCCAGAAAGgaagtgttcgaattttgtgGCCTTAGAACTCCAACTTCTGATGCAATCACAAGGCTAAGAACAGTAAGCAACACTCATATTAAATTGTGCGATCATTTCATTTAAAAGTTTAAGCTGTTAGAGAGACTactcttttatttacttaattatattttcgACACACTCCTTAACATGTGGGGCCAGTTTTTTGTCGTGGCCAAGCGGATGAAATTCTTTTAGATAATGGATGGCCATGGGACTTGAACATAAGATCTTTACCTGCTCTGATACTGTATTGAATtgtgtgaccatctcatctaaacGTTTAAGCCATTAGAGAGAACACATTaatatttacttaattatatcttcGCCACACACCCACATGCTGACCTGATATTTTTTCATAGGCCAAGCACATGAAAATTCTTTTTGATAATGGGAGGCGATGCCTGCTGTGATACTGAATTGAGTTATATAACCATCTTCTAAAGTTTTAGCTATTAAAGAGAgcacacttttatttacttaattatattttcaATAGTTTCCTATTTGGTTTCTTGCAGATGAACATGATACTTAATGAATGTATGAGATTGTATCCTCCGGTTATTACAATGACAAGAAAAGTTGAAAGAGAAGTTAGACTAGGGAGCATGACTCTTCCTGCTAACATGACAATTTTCATGCCAATTTTGGCACTGCACCATGATCCACATATCTGGGGCAAAGATGTTCATATTTTCAAACCCGAGAGGTTCGCAGAAGGGGTGGCTAAAGCAACAAACAACAACGCAGCATCGTTTTTCCCGTTCGGATTGGGACCTCGTACTTGTGTTGGTCTGAATTTCACAACAAATGAAGCAAAAATTGCCTTGTCAATGATTTTGCAGCGTTATAAGTTCACTCTGTCGCCTAATTATGTCCATTATCCTTCTGATATTTTCATTTTGACTCCCAAGGTTGGAGTTAAAGTTGTCCTTGAATCTATTTAGGGTATATCAATGTCCCTAAAcaatgtacataaataaaagttttgCAAACAAAGCTTCTGAATTCACGAGTTTCCAGTATTTTCGACGCGAATCATAAATTTACGTATAGAATTCACTAAAACTATAACAAATGGTAGGTCTAAgctcataattttaaaaatgcaATGAGCTTAATACTAAGAACCTTAAAAGTTGAACCAATATAATTTAAATCCTAGATTCGCAATAAATATTAGTGATTGCTTTTATAAGTCAAGATATCACTACATTCAGACACAACTATATAAAGGCAAGACTGTTTAGAGAAGCTAATGATTTGAATGCCAATAGGAGAAGGACTGCATGTTACTGCATAAATACCAATATTAACAAATTGTGTACCATTATTGATTTCATAATATCTTAGGTAGGACCATAATGTACTTGAATAAGCACCCAATATTAACAGGTATAGTACCATTCTTGGATTCATATTATCATAGCTTTTCTTATAACCTTTGTAATAAAATACAGATAAAGATAAAGAATATTAAAGCAAAGCGATCTTATAATTATGTAATCCTCACATACCATCAGCAATTTTTAAGATATGAAAATTAGATGGTGTAATATTATAAGAGAAAAAAAGTACGCATGGCGTTGCGTcaaatttccgaggacatgacccttgataggaaggtgtggagatcgagcattagggttgtaggttaggacgTAATCGAGTCCGGAGGTGAGGCTAGTTTGATAAAGTTGGCTTTAGACGGCTAGTGGTTAATGTTGTATTCACACTATCCTTCCGTTGTTCATAGCATCGCGGCTTATTTTCTGGTTTTGTTATTGCATTTCAATTATTTTCTAGTTCTTATGATGATGTTATTATTTATTTGGTTTCTGtttgatggtactaatatattgtccctttctttttcttcttgtcttttccgtcttcttgagccgagggtctttcggaaataacctctctacaccttcggggtaggggtaaggtctgcatacacactaccctccccggacccacttgtgagattttactgggtcgttattgttgttgttgttgtattagtGATTGTCTATCATGATGTCTCCCTCACACAGTCATCAGCAATTTTTTGGATCGTATTCTAATGAAAAAAGGTACACACAATAATCATGTGGTCCAAGCTATGTTGTCCTGATTATGAACTCCCTCTTTACAATAATATTACAAATCTTGATTGTAATAAGAGTTGGCCCTTCAATCTTTTCCccttttgttcgtttgtttgttcgTTTATTATTATAACTGGAATGAAGTTTAGCTTGTAGTTTTTTCAGGATGCTTTTAAGTCTGAAGATTATTTAGCTTTAGCACCAAGGTAACTGATGTATATCTCAATTATAAAGCACTAGCgcgttaaaaaaaaaaaaaaaaaaaaaaacctgcACACAAAGTATTGCGCATTCACGTAGGGGTTAGAGAAGGGGCGCACCCCATGGGGACGTGATATAGGAAGCCTACCTGATGCAAGTATCGGTAGCTTGTAATTACAGGAAATCTCCAAAGTTTTGGCCTTCTACTTTCAGGCTTGATTGAGAGGACAtgctcaagtttttatttttattttgcacCAAACTTACACTTCAAATGGCCCAAGGAATCATCAAAAACACATATAGCGACTTAACGATAAATAATCATATACTATAGTACATAAAATAATCTTGAAAATCTATTTAAGTTAAAATAATATTGTGCATGTACTGAGAAAAAGAGAGATCATTATATCTAATTGTCTTGAGACTTCTCACTTTCAACCTCTTTTTTATATATGGAATTATTGTACTGCATTTTGGCATGAATTAATGCATTGTTGTCATTGCTGACACCTAAATTTCCATGGACCACACCATCTATTCATCTCAAATCTTTGTCAACAGCAAAACAAGAATATGGTGATGTTAGATATTACAATAGCTAACGTACGATTCAGAGATTTAATCCAAATTTGAAATGCTATTGATAAAGCCAAAGCCAGTATCTGAATTTATTTGTCTTCTAATTCAAGCTAATATTCTCAACCTTAGTAGAGTACACTAGAAAACCAAAAATTCTCAAGTCCATTATTCGATATCTGTATTCAGAAAAATCGCAAACACCATTCATCATATGATGATAATCATTCTCTCgagttttcttttcatttctttgttaaTTATCCTGTTTTGGATCTTTAAGAAGCTATGGTGGAGTCCGATTCGCGTACAATTTCTGATGAGATCACAAGGAATCCAAGGTCCTCCTTACAAGTTCCTATATGGAAATACCAAAGAGATTGTGGAAATGAAAAAAGACTCAATTAGCAAATCCATGGATTACTTGTCACATGACATATTTCCAAGAATTCTACCTCATGTATTTTCTTGGAAAAATCTCTATGGTAATATAAATGTTACATAATTTCATTTCAATGTACTTTTTACATGGTTATATAAACTACTGATTATATTTTTCTGTTTCTATTGTCACCTAATAGGAGAAAGTTTTCTCTATTGGTATGGACTGCAACCTGAACTAGTAGTTACTGAACCAGAACTTCTCAAAGAAATACTGAGTAATAGAAACAACAACTTTCCCAAAATAGATCTTGAGGGCTATTCCAAGAAGCTTTTAGGAGATGGGGTTTCGTCATCTAAAGGCGAAAAATGGACAAAAATGAGGAAACTAGCCAACCATGTTTTTCATGGAGAAAGCCTAAAAGTAAATTTCTTGTGCAATTCTTGAAATATATTACATGCCAAGTTCTCTGTTTCAACTAGTGCTAATTTTGTTAATGATGTTTGTAAATGCAGAGTATGGTTCCAATGATGATTATGAGTTGTGAGACAATGCTGGAAAAGTGGAAAATatatgaagaaaaagaaattgaagtgttTGAAGAATTTAGGATATTAACATCAGAAATAATTTCCAGGACTGCATTTGGAAGTAGTTACTTAGAAGGAAAGAATATATTTCAGATGCTGATGAAGTTAGCTTTGCTAGTTTCCAAAGATGCTCTCAAAATTAAATTTCCTGGCATCAGGTAAGTACCTTCACAAGATCTACATAGAGTTAACTCTGTTTCTTGAATCAAAACTGAAGAATAATTTAAAAAGCTCAAATTAAGAGTAGAGATGAGTTAATTTCATGGATGTTTATTCAGCTTTTAATTTAATACACAAAGTTATAAAACTAATTTTTATAACAGAAAAATAAATTAACTTTACCTATATAtcttagaaaaaataataaaggcCAAAACAAAAAATGCCAAATAGAGCCATGGAAATACAATAAGTAGGCTTCGACTTCAGCAACTTCCCTTGCATAATATTATGGATATTATGTAAGGTGAGTTGCTGATATGATTGTAAATAGTAATTAAAATTCAATACATGTGGCATCCTGCTTGTTTTCTCCTACACCAGATCTAACATTTTTCGGTTTTGTATTTTCTATGATATATAGGCATAGTTGAGTTATCTTTTTAATTACAAAAATTAGTTTTATGTCtttagtacaataaaatgaaagtTGGATGACCATGGAAGAATTTAACTCATTAATCAacttaattgttacatttttgtGTAGTCAAATTTGGAAAAGCAGAGATGAAATAGAGTCAGAAAAACTGGAGCAGGGCATTCGCGACAGCATTACTCGaataataaagaaaagagaagaggaaaAGATTGGGGAAGAACATAATTTCGGAAGTGATTTCCTTGGAAAACTTTTAGAGGCTTATCAAGAAGATTACAGAATATCAGTAGAAGAAATAGTTGATGAATGCAAGACAATTTATTTAGCTGGTCACGAAACAACAACTTCTTTACTTGGATGGACAATCCTCTTGTTAGCTACAAACAAGAATTGGCaagaaaaagcaagaaaagaagtTCTTGAATCATTTGGCCAAAAAGTTCCTACTGCAGATGGCCTATCAAGACTGAAAATAGTAAGCATTGaggattttaattatttttcctgaATATTGCATGCATATATCGAAGGGATCAGCCTTGACGTAATtcgtaaagttgttgtcatgtgaccaagAGGTAACGGGGTTCGAGCCGTTGAAACATcatcttgcagaaatgcaaggtaaggatgcatacaatagacccttgtggtccggcccttccctgtAACCCGCATATAGtgagagcttagtgcaccagactGTCCTTTTATTGCATTCATATATCAAAAGTCGCATGTTGGTCATTCCTAACTTATGATTTTTCGGCTTATAAATATTTTGTTTGACCAAGAGTTTTACTATTCTATTCCTAACATCTTTTATAATGAAAccttttattttata from Nicotiana tabacum cultivar K326 chromosome 24, ASM71507v2, whole genome shotgun sequence includes:
- the LOC107784308 gene encoding cytochrome P450 CYP749A22-like, with protein sequence MDLGGIILIFLFSTLCLYLLWTIIKLLYLIWWMPLQIQNRMSFQGIKGPPYSFPHGNTKEISLMRSQTMDKPMMDISHYIFPRIQPHVYSWTRMYGRNFLTWHGSKPYLFVTEPELIKEILANKEDSYPKMDMEGYAKKLLGKALITNEGEKWAKVRKLANHTFHAESLKRMVPEMSASVQTMLEKWKEHEGKDFDVFKDFGLLTTEVISRTAFGSSYMEGKHIFEMVAKLTAITVKNIYNVRFPGISMLIRTDDEIEAEKLERGIKSSILELVRKREKVKDGMFENFGTDYLGQLMKLLHEPDTNKSITIDQMIDEVKALYGAGHLTTTSLLGWSVFLLAHHPEWQEKARKEVFEFCGLRTPTSDAITRLRTMNMILNECMRLYPPVITMTRKVEREVRLGSMTLPANMTIFMPILALHHDPHIWGKDVHIFKPERFAEGVAKATNNNAASFFPFGLGPRTCVGLNFTTNEAKIALSMILQRYKFTLSPNYVHYPSDIFILTPKVGVKVVLESI
- the LOC107784307 gene encoding cytochrome P450 CYP749A22, which codes for MMIIILSSFLFISLLIILFWIFKKLWWSPIRVQFLMRSQGIQGPPYKFLYGNTKEIVEMKKDSISKSMDYLSHDIFPRILPHVFSWKNLYGESFLYWYGLQPELVVTEPELLKEILSNRNNNFPKIDLEGYSKKLLGDGVSSSKGEKWTKMRKLANHVFHGESLKSMVPMMIMSCETMLEKWKIYEEKEIEVFEEFRILTSEIISRTAFGSSYLEGKNIFQMLMKLALLVSKDALKIKFPGISQIWKSRDEIESEKLEQGIRDSITRIIKKREEEKIGEEHNFGSDFLGKLLEAYQEDYRISVEEIVDECKTIYLAGHETTTSLLGWTILLLATNKNWQEKARKEVLESFGQKVPTADGLSRLKIMNMIVEESLRLYPPVPFIKRKANKKVELGKLTLPPQMQLYISPLAVQHDPKIWGEDVHIFKPERFAEGVVKATNNNPVAFLPFGYGPRTCLGLNFAMIEAKVTLSMILQRYMFTVSPSYVHSPVQLFMLRPKHGVKIILHKI